The nucleotide sequence TAGTAATATTTATTATGGTAATACAATTTTCTGCTTTTGACTCAGTAGAAACAGACTTCTAGACAAATACACAGTTGATtcagtcaaaataaaacagtttattaattAAATCCATTGTTTCTTGTCTTTTACATCAATAGTAAACTTCACTGGCCTTGCATTTGGTACATgtttttgaccttttcttttgGGAAAAATGCCCAGGGCCACACACTGAAGCATTTACTTCAGTGGGTGGCATGAAACACTGTGCTGTTTTATGCTTTGGTTATCAAATTAGTTGCTCTCTTTGACCAACAGGTCAGATAGAAGATTTCAAAAGCGCCAAAGCTTCTACTCCTCCCATTATCACTTTCAAACATGCAAAGTCTCATATATacgtatataaatatattcagtTAGTGGTGAAAGTGAAAGCCTGACCAGTAGTGGCTCTATTATCAGGTGAAAAACACACCTAAGTCGTCTGATCAAAGATGTCTTCTTGTGCTGTCTCTGATCCTGACAGAAGCAGAGGGGGTTTCCTTTGCTCAGGAAGGTGTTTTACGCCATGGGTGGGGTCCCCTATCAGATGACAACAGCAGCCTTGAATATTTCCCTGCAGATCTTTCTTCTAGATGTCGTGCAGGTGAAAGTGCAcgtcgttcttttttttttgcgggGGGTTTAAAGACAAGCATTTTTCCTGACTCCAGCACTGAAACCGTCCACAGATGAAGGCTTCCTATGTTTCCCTGATCTTGTTTGTGAGTCACGCGTGGGACGCTGTGACTGACCCCCTGGTGGGATACCTGGTGAGCCGCAGTAAATGGACGCCCGTTGGCAAACTCACGCCGTGGTGGGTCATTTCTGTTCGTCAGAGCCTAAGTTTTGCCAACATTGCTGCTCCGTGATTAGCAGAGCCGTTGCTGCTTGTCTCACAGGCTGCTCATTTCCACGCCATTTGGAGTCCTGTCGTACGTGCTCCTGTGGTCTGTGCCAGCGGGCTCCATGTCTGAGGCTGGCGGCGTGCTGTGGTTCCTCATCGCCACCTGTCTTTTTGAGATGTCCATGAGTGTGAGAGCAGTGGAGaggacattttctttgttttttcctcacaCATCTAATTTTCTTAGTATTTTCTTCATTATAAACAGGAGAGCAATTAAGTAAAGTAAATGCTTCAGTGAGTGGCCCTGGGACAGACtagcgacctgttcagggtgtaccctgttTTTGCCaggtagctgggataggctccagcaaccctgtgactccACATGAAATTCAGCAGGTTTAgagaatggatagatggaattaaagaaacaaactattttttcatcctttttaaacctttttcaaCAAGCtttcaaaattcattttttcagaTCAAGGTGATGAACTTTAGGCTGAATTTGAGGCTTAAACCCCCTGTGTCAAGATTTAGGTTTTAAACTGCTACGCTGAATTACACAGAACACAGGAAAAGTCTAAAATAGAAACTAAAATGAGTTTGGATAGGAGGCATGTGTGAGCACGCCTGGAGGTTTTTCCTTTCACATATCTCCTGTACAGTCTGTGGTATGTCTGTCATCCATGAACAGTGCTACAACGTTCCTTACCTCTCCCTGAGCATGTTTCTGGGTGCCCTTAAGAAGGACAGAGACTCTGCCACTGCCTACAGTAAGAGTAACCAGACTCCTTTACTGGCTCAGTTGTAACTAAATACCAACTCCTTTTTGCCTCTGTCCTCTTTCTGTGAGGAATGAGCGTGGAGATGATGGCGATGCTGCTGGCTTCAGTGATTCAAGGACAAGTTGTGGCCGTGTACAACAAAGAGAGGCAAGAGGCCTGCCAGCTCCTGGACCACAAACCACCCGAAAGCACATCTGTGCCACAGAGCGCCTCACTTCAGGAAACGGTATTTGAGCTCACGTGAGAAGTGAGGAAACAACCACAATCTGTGACGCAGCCGGGCCCCTCAGTGGGATAATCTCAGAGATCTCCTGTTACCCTGTTATTAGCTTTTTCACAAAAGAACAGTTGGGTTGttgtccgtgtgtgtgtgtatgtgcaaaCAGACAGGTTTGTGTGATCGCACAACAAAATTCCTGAAATGAATGATACTGGAACTgcattttcttcctcttttatttattaaaaaaggcaACATCAAGTTTGTTTATGAAGAGCAGGCTAAGAGTTCAGTGTTTTCCCCCAAGCACACATGGAAGCAATGAATTGGAATTGGCATTTTACAAAATCTTCCTCTGTGTCTTTAAAATTGAAAGACAGAATTTGCTTAGCCAAGCTTAAGGAAACGGCGATCCTGCCTCTGTCTACAGAagttaccccccacccccaccctgtTCGTGCAAACTTCATCCTGCCTCAAGTCAACCTCTCCAGTTgcatacatgtttttattttatataaccAACAGTTTGCATCTTTGTCTGCTGCAGAATTTTGTGCTATATTTATCTGTTTTCGTGTGCATGTGACCTGCAGCAAAAGGCTTTTCTGACCTCAGCTCTTGTCATGGGGGCCATCTTCCTTCTCTGCAGCCTTGTTCTCTTCTTCGGCGTTAGGGAGCAGTGTGGTGAGTCAGTCCcaaacaaaaaccttcaaaCAATATGAGATTCGATGTTTACCTGACTGAGTTATTGTATTACCAAAGGCTGGTTTGTTCACGCCCCCACAAAGaggccaactttttttttgcacacgTGACTGTGTGAACAAGAACAACACTTTTATTGCTCAGGAAATATCAAGAACTTAGTTCAAGTCTTGAGGTGTCCTCATGATGCAGCGAGAGCAAAAATGGCCGATTTCTGCTGTCTGAAAACAACCACAAGTTGGAAGCAAAGGGGGAAGATCTGCTGTTGCTTTGTGATCCCTGCAGCTATTCCAACAGTTCTTCTATGAAAGATTATGGTTCGAGAAAAATTAAATCCAATATAaagttaagataaaaaataaacctcaCTATTTTATTCTTGCAGCCATGTTTGCAATATCTAATTATTTTGAGCCTAATTATCAGCATTACACCAGATCGGAGGTGTGAGATTTTCTTCCTCAACCCTCCTGCACATGTCTCTGATGCTTTTCTCCTTTGATTCCCAGACCCTGTCTGCTCTGAGGACAAAATCCGACCTTCCTATCTTAGCTCGGTAAAGATGCTTACACGCCATGTCCCATACCAGCGACTTGTTCTCGGCTTTGTCTTTAGTGTTTCAGCCTTTCAGGTACACCACCAAAAGTCACTATGTAATCATCTTCAGCTTTCATACGTCCTTACTTTGTGATCTTTCCATATTTCAAAAAGTCTTGTAACTTTTTCTCTCCCCTGCCTGTTTGGTGTCAGATGTCTTTGGGTAACTTTGCCCTGTTCTGCAGCCATGCTGCTGGGCTGGGAGCCCActtccagctcctcctgctggTCCTGCTGGTAAGTTGCAGGTAAATGTTTGTGGAAACAAAAAGTAGTTTgcatttatttcaataaatgtgTCAATACTTCCACAGCTTTCTGCTTCAATAGCAGTTCCCTTCTGGCAAGTGGTTCTTCtaaaaattgggaaaaaagCCACACTCTTCATTGGACTATCAGTGAGAATTCAATTCAACGTCTTTCCACATAAGCTCTCCACATCTTGAGTCTGACTCAAGGCCTCTTTGTGTCTCCCTCAGCTCTTCATCCCTGCTGTGATCATAGTTGCCGTCATCCCCAGTAACCTGCcagtttttataaatatgtgtGCTCTGATGGGATTCAGTGTGGCAACCATGTTTTTGCTTCCCTGGTAAGTCGGTGCTCAGTTTGTGTCTCCCTCCAAGGCCACTGTCAGATCTAATCCATATGGAAAGAAAATATGGAGCACATATATTATTTACATGATCCATCTGACCCAGGACCAGGACAAGTGTTGCACGTTTTGGAAGGGCTTGTTGGATTAGCAGTGAAACTGTGATTCTGCGTGATCTTACAGGTCTATGCTCCCAGATGTGGTGGACGACTTTGCCTCTAAACACCCCACTTGTAAAGACTTGGagcctgtgtttttttctggttatgCCTTCTGCAGTAAGCTGTCAGGAGGGCTGTCTGCTGGACTCTCCACCATGACTCTGCAGTGAGAATGACCTCAAACCCACACAACTCACTGGCTTGCTCCATGTTTGCTCTGTTTTTCATATGCAGCGTTCTGCTTTGCAGGATTGCAGGCTACAAAGCAGAGGCGTGTAACCATGGAGACGGTGTGCTGACAGCTCTAATTGTACTGTTCTCACCAGTTCCCATTGCACTTTTGCTGATAGCGATGGTGATATTTCACACTTATCCAATCAGCGAGAAGCAGCGCTCACAGACTGAGGAGGAGCTCCAGTAAGAGACTTTCTAGAAGATTTGATTTGTTCCACTCTGTCCTAAAACATCAGCTGTGAAATAGCAGGGCTTACTAAAATCCCTTATTTAAAGTACAATATGTAGATCTTAAAGTGAGAAGTTAGaatggaaaaatggaaagaatcTAGGATATCTATGgttttttaggaatttatttgtGAAATGGTGTGAAATATGAAAACATGTAAGCAATGGAGGATAAAAGAGCTTTGTAAATAAACAGGTCAGGGACACAGTTCTTGGAGCTGAAAACTAATATTACTAATATTACTATTAATTAATATTACTAATACTAATATTATGCATACTTTTGGAAAAAATTCtctaaaaatcagacaatgtgatctTATTTTAAATTCTGTCTGTCACAGTTGAAAGGCTTCAATAATGAACATAACAGACTAAGCTCAGTTTTTCAAGAGGGCAAACAAGCAGACTTGGTGGCTAACATGTTTTTTCCTCACTGTACCTGTCCCTGAGCTCGTAACTTGTGCATCGTAtagataaaaaaggaaatgccGCTGATCACATTTTGAACTcatgtacaaaaaataaatctcttaATTAACAAAACTACCGTCAATAAAGAGGGATTTTAGGAATATGAAGAAATATTTATATTTggtgtaaatattttttctatttatattaatttatttgaaactgataaaataaaaaatgaacatcaTAAACAGgagtataaagataaaaaatgactACATGCAAAGTCTGTTATGGATGAAGTCCAACCTCCTTTTTTCAGTTCAGTCCAAACTTACATTTATACAAATTGCATGATATTAACAAATGCACTGAAAACAACCAATTAGggtcaaaagaaaagaaaaaacatgttgactCTCTTGTATCTATTTATTATATCATATTTTATACTTGCTACGAATTTTTGTATGtgttgatcatttttaaatccTCCCTGCAGCTTTTCCATATCTGAACCCCTCTTGTGGAGATGCAGTAAAGTTTAGCCTTTGCTGGTTTCATAAACATATTTGATCCTCTTAGACTGTATGTATTACCCCTTAAATGGAAGAGTCTTTGGATATACATGAAAGAAGTCCAAAGTCTTTGCAGTTTATTCTCTAGGGTGATGAAGTCTGCATGTTTGGGATTAGCTCAGACCATAAATGAATGAACCCCAGAGCTCATAGATGCTGATGGTGCTTTAATTCTGTTTGATTTATTACAGCCACGTTTGTGTGTTTAAAgtatagaaatatatatatatatattttctctaCTCCATATTCTAGCCCAGAAGTGTCATCATCAGATGCAGGGGAAGACACGGAGCTGCCAACAACCTTCCATCAATCTCAAATCAGTTTCATATCAACATCTCATTCTGGTCCAGTCTGTGCCAACATCTGCCAGTCTGCTTCCTCAGCACGCTGTCACAGACAGAAACCATCTTCTTCCTCGACTGCATTAAACAGCCTAGCTGGAGGAAGCAGCAGGTCTGTGCCAAATGTTGAGTCCAAAATATATCCTCAGTGGCATGAATGCAAAACTTCAGGTGAAATTCAACGAGGAAGAAACCTTTCGCCGGATGACTCTAGATCTTTATCTGGCAGGTCACATGTGCGATCCAAAGTGTCATGGGTATGAGACAATGTATGCTGCAAACTAAAACTGTTACTGACACTAGTGAGCTCATTAAATTAAGTATTAAGACTTTACTGATTGTATGAAAATCAAGCAGAAGCAGAAGGTTTTAGTGTGCTTTTGAGTGTATCGATAAATGCTGTGATGGATTTGGAGGTTTCTCAGGAAACATGggattttctttcaaataaacatttctttacttattCTTAAAAGCATTTGTTCTTTATACACAGCTTGGGACGTTATTTATTACATGTAAAACATCTCTGATATTTTTCTCaacttttatatatatttttttgttatgagGAATCTTGTTGGCCatattcatctttttaagtgagaAAACTTGCACAATCAATGattgacaaatgtttttttttgtcccaatGTATGCAACCTTACTGTTTAAACTTGTAAACATGGTTTCCAAAATGCTTCaacattattattaatattattcattcaaaaatattattttatgagGGACATCATAATGTTCAGGAAAAATACTAAGAATTTCTCagatttgtgtttctttttgaaaaattattttatcgTGTGTATTTGCAACAAAATAAGATCAGCAGCACAATAAACCTTCGTAAATGTGAGagttaaaagtaaataattaagAAATCACATGACCGAAAGGCAAATGTTCTAATACCTCCTAgggatgtttgattttcagatCCTCAACACAGATGGGTTCTCCAACACTACTAATCAAGCTACAGGATCTAGGAATTAACAGATATAAAACTCACTCTTATCATGGGTCTCACTTAACAGCTGTAGACAAAGTGTCCCATTATCCCAAAATAACTGAATGAGTGCACAAAGAACTGAACAGGGTgcagaattcagcatttttgTTTGAGCAAATAGACTTTTCGACACTATCTGAAAATCTCCTTGATGATattctttatcccttgtgctatcctgggcactttaacattgggagttgggtcatctagacccactagacagtgcgctgaaccttttttcttcaatgatttgtgatcttcactggtgtccatggattacatgaaatctttccaccttaacCACCTtcatcatggtagggagaacacgtcagtgtaagggtgggggtcatctaagatagcacaagggttaaatatggcCAACACTTCTAAATTCACAACATGCAGAAGGAGCATACCAGACAGATGAAAGGTCAAGAATCTCAACTATTTTTGCTATCACAATTTCCAAGCATTCTTGATGAAATACCTCTCATAACTTTAGTCCTGTACTTTTCAGAAGAGGTTATATTATACTTTAGATTCATGTTTAATGGTTTCAAAAGCTTTAcaagtacatttattttatgctataaaagttcagaaaaatcAAGGCAAAAAAATCACAGGCATTGGTgacacaaatttgtatttttccaaaataaaagcatctggcattaaaaaaaaaaaagacgagacAAAACATAATTGTGAGGAACCTAGTGGCCCACTCTAAAACATTTTCGTAATCATTACTCTTGGGgtaaaaattagaaagaaatgtTGGTGACTTCCCGCAGGCCGGGGGTCTGCCTCTTCCTTCCgcagactgctgctgctgctgccgaaGCGCAAGAAGCACCGAGAGAACATCATGGGAGTGGAAATCGAGACCTTGACCCCAGGCGACGGTGAGAACTGtctatttgttttcattaaaaacgtACATCTCCACGTTAATTACCTAATTATATGCATTTACCCGCAAaccgttttcttttttgtcgaTTCCTCTCACGTCTCAGGAAGGACGTTCCCGAAGAAGGGGCAACGCGTCGTGGTGCATTATGTTGGTAAGAAAGAagctaaatgtttattttatttaatatgttGTGAAATTCTGTTATGTTTAACATGACCGGAAAAGTATCAGTTTCTTCCAAAAGAGTGACTGAATTTAAGGTTATTTGTTAGCTAAAAACTGAGCTAACATCCGGGCTAATATCCCGATCATGTCTTTAAAAGCCTTTCTCTTTAAACAGCAGCAAATAAATTCCATATATAGCAGTTTATTGATTAATTCTTTCAATTGTTTGGGGTAagatcatatatatatatatattgttttatgataaaaagaaaaacgaatTATAGGTGGCTAATCTTGTCCGATTATGCTAACCGGCTAGCCTTAGCCTTAACTTCCGGTGACTTTTTAAAGGTGTTGTGGCACGACTGAGACAACTGTGTTTCTGAAGGGACCACACGGTAAAAGAGGGTGACCACAAATGATAGAGCGTCCAATTATGAACacagacataaataaaatagccCAATAAACTTACAATTAAGTAAGTTATTAATCTTTTACGTCTTACTAATCGTCTTTGTTTTGCGGATAGAAAACTTGGTAATCACAGGTAGATATTAGGATATgtcagtatttattttttgtctttttcgaTGCCATATCTTCCATATCTGGAATCTAAACACCATTAATTTGTTACAGGACGTCATCTAAGTGATTCcacaattttttacatttttttagaagaTTAATCACTTTTAATTATTGCATGCTTTACGTCTACCGATTGCAGTTTATTATGCTGCATTATTAAGGGCTTGAACCTGTGACCGTTCCTTACTGCGCTCATTAACACTGTTTGTCACCATGTGACGTGTGGGATTTGTTTATCAAATGTCTTTTATGTTTGGGTGGTGGTTTTGGGCAACTTATGTATCTTGTAACTTTTGCAAAGCTGTGAAATCGGACCAAATTCGTGAGAAAGCTGCAGCTGGCTCACAAATGTCCGCTGAGTCCTTGCTCCAAACCAATTCTTCAGCAGTGAATTGAACATGCGCAGACTGCATATGCAGTGACACCCTTTTTAAGACGAACAAACTAAGATTGGTTTGCCTGTGCCACTACACGCTCCTGTCGAACTAAAAACCCTGACAGGCTGTTTTAATGTCGACTATTTGTTTAAATGCACTTTTGTTTTGTAACAGGGGTCACCAATCTGCAGCCTGGcgcttgtttgttgtttttttccagctaaCTCTCCCTATTGGTGCTGCTAGTTACCTGAGCAGGTGTGTTTGGTCAATCAGAGTCTGGCATCACTTGACCTAGCAAACCATTAGCAAGTGGGACAGAAAAACCAGCAGGGTGGGAGGTCTTCAAGACcagggttggagaccactgggATGACTTTCAATAATCTGTCTATCTGGCTCAACGCAACACAGACATCATGTACAACTTACTTTGAAAGTACACAAAATTGCTGAAATTTTACCCTACTAACTGATCATATCTCAACTTTTGTTTGTATAGGGACTCTGGCGGATGGGAAGGTGTTTGACTCTTCCAGATCTCGAGGAAAACCGTTCAAATTTAAGATTGGCCACCAGGAAGTTATTCGTGGCTGGGAAGAAGGAGTAGCTCAGGTGACCGCCACATTCTCACAAACCCAAGAACGCTCAAACTCCAAGGATAGTAGCGATGAACGATAAcaagaacaccaaaaatacatGACAGATTTTGGCAGATTCCTCTTCCCCTACTGCTGGGCTTCTGAATGTGCTCAAGGTCCACTGAATGGGTTAAGAACAAACAATCAAAGCTTGCTGGTGCTTGTTGATGAAATGGAAAATTAGCAGCTGTTTGGTTTGACGGATAATCCAGTACTTGTCCCTTTAAGCACTCGttctttttgcagtgtaaaaATCCGTCTAAATGTGCTTCACTGTTGCTCAGTCATCACCGTATCTTCTGAAGTGCTCATGCAGTAAAACTCAGTCTAATGATAGTGTTCATGTGGCCTCACGCCTGTCACTGACATTTTAGATTATATTCAGGTTATCAGGGATGATTTCAATGAAGTCAATAAATTTCCCTGAAGACAAATGGATCTTGAAAATCATTATCTTGCAGGTCAACCTGGACCTTCTTTTTTCCTGTATTAtttgagatttttaaaaaaatcacatctgCACGTCTTTGTGCCACAACATAAGTGACGTCACTATATTCATTTCTGTTTGGAGGTCTTCATGaaaatgtgtgttgtgtgtttttggattTATGCATTCTTGACCTTACAGGAAGTATTGTTTTAATTTGGTGTGAAATCTTTTGTCCACAGATGAGTGTGGGTCAGCGGGCGAAGCTCATCTGCTCACCGGACTATGCGTACGGCAGTAAAGGTCACCCTGGGGTCATCCCACCAAATGCCACTCTGACCTTTGATGTGGAGCTACTTGGTCTCGAGGCCTGAAACTTGTGCAACTTGGTTGTTTAACGTCTCTCAGATTTTCAGGGTAAGAAGAGTcgaaaaatagcatttctgtcTTGTTAAGAGTTAAAAAGTCATCTTTGAAGGATTAGGTGGATTTATATGAAATGATGATAATGTATTCTTGTATATGTGTAGGATTTACATTGTTTTACACTTCTTCTTGCTAGAGATTGGCAATTGATATAAGTCAGGACAGGTTGTAGTTTCTCAGAGGATTTCCTGCACAAACATCAAGCCAGATGTGCAGCTGTTGGTCAGAACATTTAGCAGAGTCCTGGGGGAAAGACTACAtcaaccatcttttgatctattctaaagtgttcccattgcttttagttatgattgtcatttttagctcaaataaaaaaaaatctgtattttctaggacatagtttctgcagagcggcaggagtttattagaaatttgctttgagttgtgggccggCTGTTGGCCTTGATTAACCCCCTTTGCTAAAAGCTCGGAGATGAGAGCCTATGGTCCACACAATGTATTTTCTACCTCGCACATATAATCTTTCTCAAGCAATGTTTTTTCGTCTGCTGGcgattcacaattatttgaataagaaatactcagaaatgtcattttaagccTATTTCTCCTTGTATGTGTCCTacagcatcagaaaaatgccactagaacaagttaaaaaggcAATTTTCTTGATGGTGGATCCTAAAAAGGGCGTCCACTGTGACAACCACGACAGTtgtgctttattttaaagtgcAGCGTATAAATTGTTAGGAGAAATGATCATCCCACAAATGTATGGTAGTGCAGACTGATATCAACCTGTGTCATCTCAAGTGTCTTTTAGGCTTCTAATGAGTTAGTGATTTAGTTATTTAATGTTTGGCTCAATTAAGTTGCAGCACAGAATGTAGTCCCGAATTATGCTAAGTTCCTTTCATATTTATACAATATTGCTTCTGTATCCAGAGTCTGGCCTAAACATG is from Oryzias latipes chromosome 7, ASM223467v1 and encodes:
- the LOC101168621 gene encoding peptidyl-prolyl cis-trans isomerase FKBP1A produces the protein MGVEIETLTPGDGRTFPKKGQRVVVHYVGTLADGKVFDSSRSRGKPFKFKIGHQEVIRGWEEGVAQMSVGQRAKLICSPDYAYGSKGHPGVIPPNATLTFDVELLGLEA
- the LOC101172657 gene encoding sodium-dependent lysophosphatidylcholine symporter 1-B, which encodes MSCFHRFTHQLQKLRSCWSKQTEEPFIEDQQRKQRGFPLLRKVFYAMGGVPYQMTTAALNISLQIFLLDVVQMKASYVSLILFVSHAWDAVTDPLVGYLVSRSKWTPVGKLTPWLLISTPFGVLSYVLLWSVPAGSMSEAGGVLWFLIATCLFEMSMSCYNVPYLSLSMFLGALKKDRDSATAYRMSVEMMAMLLASVIQGQVVAVYNKERQEACQLLDHKPPESTSVPQSASLQETQKAFLTSALVMGAIFLLCSLVLFFGVREQCDPVCSEDKIRPSYLSSVKMLTRHVPYQRLVLGFVFSVSAFQMSLGNFALFCSHAAGLGAHFQLLLLVLLLSASIAVPFWQVVLLKIGKKATLFIGLSLFIPAVIIVAVIPSNLPVFINMCALMGFSVATMFLLPWSMLPDVVDDFASKHPTCKDLEPVFFSGYAFCSKLSGGLSAGLSTMTLQIAGYKAEACNHGDGVLTALIVLFSPVPIALLLIAMVIFHTYPISEKQRSQTEEELHPEVSSSDAGEDTELPTTFHQSQISFISTSHSGPVCANICQSASSARCHRQKPSSSSTALNSLAGGSSRSVPNVESKIYPQWHECKTSGEIQRGRNLSPDDSRSLSGRSHVRSKVSWV